In a single window of the Aminomonas paucivorans DSM 12260 genome:
- a CDS encoding ATP-dependent helicase: protein MRGLTESPLLEGLNPPQREAVLHHESSQLVLAGAGSGKTRVLTRKIAFLIRELGISPGRILAVTFTNKAAGEMRERVEKLLGERARGLRVSTFHSYGLHFLRRHEGILQEMGYGRPLLVFDRSDQKGLVKRLLAEKNLDEKRFDPGWLLETFSTAKDERDLSSGTVNLEGMLGQLYLLYEQRMKEQGALDFDDLVTLPLLLLSRDEELRRREASGLDWVLVDEYQDVNRTQYLLLRRLTSEGQKLLVVGDPDQAIYGWRGADVSMILNFERDFPGARVTVLEQNYRSSGHILEGANGVIARNSDRREKRLWTAAHRGERIQVLRARSDQEEASALAERVEGLLRDGYRYGDMAVLYRMNALSRTYEQKFLEEGIPYRVVRGVAFYERREVKDVLGMLRLAIQPRDRGSLERVGNLPPRGLGKKGLEVLGDWLQERTEDPRSVWETLRDQGVPAVKGKAREGLRGLAEGMLGVLDRSDRAREALVHLWEDYGYGTFLAADDPDRFEERRENVFELLSVLPEEGDVEQVLAEVALFTDAETTEEDVDRVSLLTLHAAKGLEFPVVFLVGMEEGIFPNGRCLGDRQSIEEERRLCYVGMTRARERLYVSGAESRLLFGAFQRNGFSRFLQEIPEGCTSLEDRTRMGGLRDVRGSRQRRHWSW, encoded by the coding sequence TCCGGGAACTGGGGATCTCGCCGGGGCGCATCCTGGCGGTGACCTTCACCAACAAGGCGGCGGGGGAGATGCGGGAGCGGGTGGAGAAGCTCCTGGGGGAACGGGCCCGGGGACTGCGGGTGTCCACCTTCCACTCCTACGGCCTCCATTTCCTGAGGCGTCACGAGGGGATTCTCCAGGAGATGGGCTACGGCCGCCCCCTCCTGGTCTTTGACCGGTCGGACCAGAAGGGGCTGGTGAAGCGTCTTCTGGCGGAGAAAAACCTGGACGAGAAGCGCTTCGATCCCGGTTGGCTCCTGGAGACCTTCTCCACCGCCAAGGACGAGAGGGACCTCTCCTCCGGGACGGTGAACCTGGAGGGGATGCTGGGACAGCTCTACCTGCTGTACGAACAGAGGATGAAGGAACAGGGGGCCCTGGACTTCGACGATCTGGTGACCCTGCCCCTGCTCCTCCTCTCCCGGGACGAGGAGCTGCGTCGCCGGGAAGCCTCGGGGCTGGACTGGGTCCTGGTGGACGAGTACCAGGACGTGAACCGTACCCAGTACCTTCTCCTGCGGCGTCTCACCTCGGAGGGGCAGAAGCTCCTGGTGGTGGGGGACCCGGACCAGGCCATCTACGGCTGGCGGGGGGCGGACGTCTCCATGATCCTCAACTTCGAGCGGGACTTCCCCGGCGCCCGGGTGACGGTGCTGGAGCAGAACTACCGCTCCTCCGGCCACATCTTGGAGGGGGCCAACGGGGTCATCGCCCGGAACTCCGACCGCCGGGAGAAGCGGCTCTGGACCGCCGCCCATCGGGGGGAGCGCATCCAGGTGCTCCGGGCCCGAAGCGATCAGGAGGAGGCCTCCGCTCTGGCGGAACGAGTGGAAGGGCTGCTTCGGGACGGGTACCGCTACGGAGACATGGCGGTGCTGTACCGGATGAACGCCCTGAGCCGCACCTACGAGCAGAAGTTTCTGGAGGAGGGGATCCCCTACCGGGTGGTCCGGGGGGTGGCCTTCTACGAACGCCGGGAGGTGAAGGACGTCCTGGGGATGCTGCGCCTGGCCATCCAGCCCCGGGACCGGGGTTCCCTGGAACGGGTGGGGAACCTGCCTCCCCGAGGCCTGGGCAAGAAGGGCCTGGAGGTCCTGGGGGACTGGCTCCAGGAGCGCACCGAGGACCCCCGTTCGGTTTGGGAGACCCTGCGCGACCAGGGGGTGCCCGCCGTGAAGGGCAAGGCCCGGGAGGGGCTTCGGGGCCTCGCGGAGGGCATGCTGGGGGTGCTGGATCGGAGCGATCGGGCCCGGGAGGCCCTCGTCCACCTCTGGGAGGACTACGGCTACGGGACCTTCCTGGCGGCGGACGATCCGGACCGGTTCGAGGAGCGCCGGGAGAACGTCTTCGAACTCCTGTCGGTGTTGCCCGAGGAGGGGGACGTGGAGCAGGTGCTGGCGGAGGTGGCCCTGTTCACCGATGCGGAGACAACGGAGGAGGACGTGGACCGGGTGAGCCTGCTGACCCTCCACGCCGCCAAGGGACTGGAGTTCCCTGTGGTTTTCCTGGTGGGCATGGAGGAGGGGATCTTCCCCAACGGCCGCTGCCTGGGGGACCGGCAGAGCATCGAGGAGGAGCGGCGGCTGTGCTACGTGGGGATGACCCGGGCACGGGAGCGGCTCTACGTCTCCGGGGCGGAGTCGCGGCTCCTCTTCGGGGCGTTCCAGCGGAACGGGTTCTCCCGGTTCCTCCAGGAGATCCCGGAGGGCTGCACATCCCTGGAGGACCGGACCCGGATGGGGGGGCTGCGGGATGTTCGTGGTAGCCGTCAGCGGAGACATTGGAGCTGGTAA